Proteins from one Mycoplasma sp. Pen4 genomic window:
- a CDS encoding dUTP diphosphatase produces the protein MNLTHIFQMQKELDEKIAAKSKKANPDLTENDFLVQKTLALVIEAGEFINEVQSFKYWKLNKNIDSDALTEEFADLLHFLVNFAYLYELSPIIEPVIASEDINIQFQQLIIATAELMKEINKDNIKKIFELALGSFVMLGYDYDDLYQAYLRKNTKNHLRIKNNY, from the coding sequence ATGAATTTAACACACATCTTTCAAATGCAAAAAGAGCTTGATGAAAAGATAGCTGCAAAAAGCAAAAAAGCAAATCCAGATCTAACAGAAAATGACTTTTTAGTCCAAAAAACACTAGCTTTAGTTATTGAAGCAGGTGAATTTATTAATGAAGTTCAAAGTTTTAAATATTGAAAATTAAATAAAAATATCGACAGTGATGCATTAACAGAGGAATTTGCCGATCTACTTCACTTCCTTGTTAACTTTGCTTATTTATATGAGTTAAGTCCAATTATTGAACCAGTAATTGCATCAGAAGATATTAACATTCAATTCCAACAATTAATTATTGCAACAGCAGAATTAATGAAAGAAATCAACAAAGATAATATTAAGAAAATTTTTGAACTTGCTCTAGGAAGTTTTGTGATGTTAGGTTATGACTATGATGATCTTTATCAAGCATACTTAAGAAAAAATACTAAAAATCATTTAAGAATCAAAAATAATTATTAA
- a CDS encoding DUF402 domain-containing protein encodes MEWDFSKIKVGQMINVQAYKHNGYLYRQWNDAKVIFHNKRHIVLFLKNTVVAEYEKDINGWRYNENAIWFIPKNSFYNAIVLLKDQGAYYYINMASKPIFEDGTIKFIDYDLDVKCYPDRDLQIVDREEFNIHSRMMSYPSKIKENIYEELKSIMILYNDYKYFFSEDVINYYLEVLYKDKLISDKSIEKFVRSNRKKYNEEISMFASIKKRY; translated from the coding sequence ATGGAATGAGATTTTAGCAAAATTAAAGTCGGCCAAATGATTAATGTTCAAGCATATAAACATAATGGTTACTTATATCGTCAATGAAATGATGCTAAAGTAATTTTTCATAACAAAAGACATATCGTATTATTCTTAAAAAATACAGTTGTCGCCGAGTATGAAAAAGACATTAATGGTTGAAGATATAATGAAAATGCAATTTGATTTATTCCTAAGAACTCTTTTTATAATGCGATAGTTTTATTAAAAGACCAAGGAGCATATTATTACATTAATATGGCTTCTAAACCAATTTTTGAAGATGGAACCATTAAATTTATTGATTACGACTTAGATGTAAAATGCTATCCAGATCGTGATCTTCAAATTGTGGATCGAGAAGAATTTAATATTCATTCAAGAATGATGAGCTATCCATCAAAAATAAAAGAGAATATTTACGAAGAATTAAAAAGCATTATGATACTTTATAATGATTACAAATATTTCTTTAGTGAAGACGTAATTAACTACTACTTAGAAGTTTTATATAAAGATAAATTAATCAGTGATAAAAGTATTGAAAAATTTGTAAGATCAAATCGAAAAAAATATAATGAAGAAATTTCGATGTTTGCAAGTATCAAAAAAAGATATTAA